From Nicotiana tabacum cultivar K326 chromosome 20, ASM71507v2, whole genome shotgun sequence, one genomic window encodes:
- the LOC107799264 gene encoding AT-rich interactive domain-containing protein 4-like translates to MFHNQGASRQSCSLLAVVCGKAAEYDQKSDVKDGTPRYCFPEIVSSGRLEVQLLKNPSTDEFRKVLDSWQPNIVYLQGERLSDDEVGSPVWGGVDLSSVEAISGLFSATLPTAVYLELPNGEKLAEALHAKGVPYVLYWKSAFSCYAASHFRQAFLCVAQSSTCHVWDAFQLAHASFRLYCVRNNLLFPEMSQMASGKLGPHLLGDPPKINVPPPEAGPEDDEESNSDTLPAIKIYDDDVNMRFLICGTPCSLDECLLGSIADGLNALLNIEMRGSKLHNRVSALPPPLQAGAFSRGVVTMRCDLSTSSSAHISLLVSGSAQTCFDDLLLENHIKSEIIGNSELVHALPSDEENRPPTSEPRRSMSVACGSEVFEVCMKVPTWASQILRQLAPDVSYRSLVALGIASIQGLAVASFEKDDAERLLFFCTKQGKEDGFSYNFKIGNPPSWLRPPAPSRKRPNVYQETSAIWRNGLASGNHVAVKEEIESRLGNGFATPLVTARQKLKVAAMRPIPHVRHQKMLPFSGISAVESLDGNQVKTNLPIIPSSAKGSSVGVIPVAHRKSASSSHQAKQIISLNPLPLKKHGCERSPIHVCSEEEFLKDVMQFLILRGHTRLIPQGGLAEFPDAILNAKRLDLFNLYREVVSRGGFHVGNGINWKGQVFSKMRNHTVTNRMTGVGNTLKRHYETYLLEYELAHDDVDGECCLLCHSSAAGDWVNCGICGEWAHFGCDRRPGLGAFKDYAKTDGLEYICPQCSVTNFKKKMQKTTNGYS, encoded by the exons ATGTTTCATAATCAAGGAGCTTCTAGACAAAGTTGCAGTCTTCTTGCAGTAGTATGTGGAAAAGCTGCTGAATATGATCAGAAGTCAGATGTAAAAGATGGTACGCCGAGATATTGCTTCCCGGAGATTGTATCATCAGGGCGTTTGGAG GTGCAACTTTTGAAAAACCCCAGTACGGATGAATTTCGTAAAGTTTTAGATTCGTGGCAGCCAAATATTGTGTATTTGCAAGGAGAACGTCTTTCGGATGATGAAGTTGGTTCGCCTGTTTGGGGAGGTGTTGATTTGTCTTCTGTGGAAGCCATTTCTGGACTTTTTAGTGCCACGCTTCCAACCGCT GTCTACTTGGAGCTCCCAAATGGAGAAAAACTGGCTGAAGCTCTTCATGCTAAG GGTGTTCCGTATGTGTTGTACTGGAAGAGCGCATTTTCCTGCTATGCAGCATCCCATTTTCGGCAGGCATTCTTATGTGTGGCACAGAG TTCAACTTGTCATGTTTGGGATGCTTTCCAACTTGCACATGCATCCTTCAGGCTTTACTGTGTCCGAAACAACCTCCTTTTCCCTGAGATGAGCCAGATGGCCAGTGGTAAGCTGGGTCCTCACCTGCTTGGTGATCCtcccaaaatcaatgtccctccGCCTGAGGCAGGTcctgaagatgatgaagaaagcAACTCCGATACTCTTCCTGCCATAAAGATCTATGATGATGATGTGAACATGAGGTTTCTCATCTGTGGAACGCCATGCTCACTG GATGAATGCTTGTTGGGATCTATAGCAGATGGTCTGAATGCCCTCTTAAACATTGAA ATGCGAGGGAGTAAGCTGCATAACCGGGTCAG TGCCCTTCCACCACCACTTCAGGCTGGTGCATTTTCCCGTGGTGTCGTGACCATGCGATGTGATCTGTCGACCAGTAGTTCGGCTCATATCTCACTTCTAGTTTCAGGCAGTGCTCAAACATGTTTTGATGATCTG CTATTAGAGAATCACataaaaagtgaaatcattggAAACAGTGAACTGGTTCATGCACTGCCAAGTGATGAGGAAAATAGACCACCTACATCTGAGCCTCGGAGATCAATGTCAGTAGCTTGTGGGTCAGAAGTATTTGAAGTTTGCATGAAGGTTCCTACATGGGCTTCACAG ATCTTAAGGCAATTGGCTCCTGATGTTTCATATCGTAGTTTAGTTGCACTTGGCATAGCTAGCATTCAGGGATTAGCTGTAGCTTCATTTGAGAAAGATGATGCTGAACGGCTTCTTTTCTTCTGCACAAAGCAAGGGAAGGAGGATGGGTTTTCCTACAACTTTAAGATTGGCAATCCTCCATCATGGTTAAGACCGCCTGCTCCTAGCAGAAAAAGGCCTAATGTATATCAAGAAACAAGTGCTATTTGGCGAAATGGTTTAGCATCTGGAAATCATGTGGCTGTGAAAGAAGAGATTGAAAGTAGATTAGGGAATGGTTTTGCAACCCCTCTGGTGACTGCTAGACAAAAACTCAAAGTTGCTGCTATGAGGCCCATTCCTCATGTTCGTCATCAAAAGATGCTACCCTTTTCAGGGATTTCAGCGGTGGAGAGCCTTGACGGGAACCAGGTGAAAACTAATCTGCCCATCATTCCTTCCTCTGCTAAGGGCAGCAGTGTTGGAGTAATTCCTGTTGCCCATCGGAAGTCAGCATCAAGCTCACATCAGGCTAAGCAAATTATATCCTTGAATCCTCTTCCACTGAAGAAACATGGTTGTGAGCGAAGTCCAATACACGTGTGTTCTGAG GAGGAATTTCTGAAAGATGTAATGCAGTTTTTAATTCTTCGTGGACACACTCGTCTCATTCCTCAAGGTGGCCTTGCTGAGTTTCCAGATGCGATTCTCAATGCCAAACGCCTTGACCTCTTTAACTTGTATAGGGAG GTGGTTTCGAGGGGTGGTTTTCATGTTGGCAATGGCATCAATTGGAAAGGACAAGTTTTCTCAAAAATGCGAAATCACACAGTAACCAATAGGATGACG GGTGTTGGGAATACACTTAAAAGACATTACGAGACTTATCTTTTGGAGTACGAATTGGCCCATGATGATGTGGATGGAGAGTGCTGCTTGTTATGTCACAG TAGTGCTGCTGGAGATTGGGTTAACTGTGGGATTTGTGGTGAGTGGGCGCATTTTGGCTGTGACAGAAGACCAGGTCTTGGTGCCTTCAAG GACTATGCAAAGACAGATGGACTGGAATACATATGTCCGCAATGCAGCGTTACAAATTTTaagaagaagatgcagaaaactACGAATGGATATTCCTGA
- the LOC142174554 gene encoding uncharacterized protein LOC142174554: MVAPPNFEEGQSTYIPPRFNGQYYRWWKTRMHDFIIAEDSELWDVICDGPYVPTKKVGDLAMTVPKMRKEYNNADRKAVEKKFRAKKILVCGIGPDEYNRISACQSAKEIWEALQTAHEGTTQVKQSKFDMLTTEYELFRMKDDESIQDMHTRFTFIINELHSLGEIISKNKLVRKIVSVLPSS; this comes from the coding sequence atggttgctccaccaaacttcgaaGAGGGTCAATCTACCTATATACCACCCAGGTTCAATGGCCAATACTATAGGTGGTGGAAGACAAGGATGCATGACTTCATTATAGCTGAAGACTCCGAGCTGTGGGATGTTATATGTGATGGTCCTTATGTCCCTACAAAGAAGGTTGGAGATCTTGCTATGACAGTGCCTAAGATGAGGAAAGAATACAACAATGCTGACAGGAAAGCTGTGGAGAAAAAATTTCGCGCTAAGAAAATTTTGGTGTGTGGTATAGGTCCTGATGAATATAACAGGATTTCAGCTTGCCAATCTGCCAAAGAGATATGGGAAGCTCTACAAACTGCACACGAAGGAACCACTCAAGTAAAGCAATCTAAGTTTGACATGCTCACTACTGAATATGAGCTCTTCAGAATGAAGGacgatgaatctattcaagaCATGCACACTCGATTCACTTTCATCATAAATGAGCTACACTCGCTTGGCGAAATCATTTCTAAGAACAAGCTCGTGAGGAAAATTGTCAGTGTTTTGCCCAGTTCCTAG